From Musa acuminata AAA Group cultivar baxijiao chromosome BXJ3-8, Cavendish_Baxijiao_AAA, whole genome shotgun sequence, one genomic window encodes:
- the LOC103993996 gene encoding WEB family protein At2g38370, with translation MRYSDDPDLSTVIIGRSKSVPHRRSVSHHPIGRSSLPPLPLPCHVSRVSGLREEGTIMRLRPLPTAAPAAAGSMEEAAKRSGRGEVDFSAPFRSVKEAVDRFGGSATPWRPQPCPQFLLSPEDVELMKMEEQTIKLEMDLFLKERETLNVLKELEMTKKIADGLKLQLQGEASQVIDDPEKYSCTMLMPPSFNTHEKCSTYSKSHKVPVDQISDQKQTPVSILRELKQAKLYLNKTTSGLAGTQSSVELLKSAIEDEKIFLKKTREKLNLNIVKVSSLEQDLSITLSQIAQIKDAKSKDSQSPSDMLRRMEQLKSETEKFRRTAEAAKSEISKLSVGIQRTKSSIKTAEVRFVAAKKVEAAARSAEVVALAEIKAQTDGNDTDEAHQNTNKIVLAMEEYAVLIKRAQEADENLRRKMEAVMTDLEEAQQSKVDLLEKVEETNADVETSRKALQEALKKEEAATSGKIAAEEALRKWRSQHDRMRRLSHLTNTKFKNSSTPHQRRSWILDVNGLSMITAGSSSNSHGSTLSIGQILSRKLTGREEQDSRALQIINGKPKVSLRQMLSKRDDFLSPLMINDGGVQKQFSAKRKKLRVLVLSLFLAKRKKKQRTSSPVSCHGKNV, from the exons ATGCGGTACTCGGACGACCCTGATTTATCTACAGTCATAATTGGACGGTCAAAATCAGTGCCGCATAGACGAAGTGTATCTCACCACCCTATCGGCCGCTcttccctccctcctcttccaCTGCCATGCCATGTCTCCCGGGTTAGCGGTCTCCGCGAGGAGGGAACGATAATGAGGCTGCGACCTCTTCCTACTGCTGCCCCTGCTGCTGCGGGTTCCATGGAGGAGGCGGCGAAGAGGAGCGGGAGAGGGGAGGTCGACTTCTCGGCCCCGTTCAGGTCTGTGAAGGAGGCCGTCGACCGATTTGGTGGGAGCGCCACTCCGTGGAGGCCGCAGCCATGCCCTCAGTTTCTTCTTTCCCCTGAG GATGTTGAGCTTATGAAAATGGAAGAACAAACCATAAAGTTAGAGATGGATCTTTTTTTGAAGGAAAGAGAGACACTTAATGTGTTGAAAGAACTGGAAATGACTAAAAAAATAGCAGATGGCTTAAAATTACAACTACAGGGAGAAGCCTCCCAAGTCATTGATGATCCAGAGAAATATTCTTGTACAATGCTGATGCCTCCGAGTTTCAATACTCATGAAAAGTGCTCCACCTATTCTAAGAGCCACAAGGTGCCCGTAGATCAAATTTCTGATCAGAAACAAACCCCAGTTTCGATTTTAAGGGAGTTGAAGCAGGCTAAGTTATACCTGAACAAGACCACAAGTGGTCTTGCTGGAACTCAGAGTTCAGTTGAATTGCTAAAAAGTGCAATAGAGGATGAGAAAATTTTTCTTAAGAAAACCCGTGAAAAGCTAAACTTAAATATTGTTAAAGTATCCTCCTTGGAACAAGACCTTAGTATAACATTGTCGCAAATAGCACAGATCAAAGATGCAAAAAGCAAAGATTCTCAAAGCCCTTCGGACATGTTGAGACGTATGGAACAGCTCAAGTCTGAAACAGAGAAGTTTAGAAGAACTGCTGAGGCTGCCAAAAGTGAAATTTCTAAGCTATCTGTTGGTATCCAACGGACAAAGTCTAGTATAAAGACTGCTGAGGTGAGGTTTGTTGCAGCAAAAAAGGTGGAGGCAGCAGCCAGATCTGCGGAGGTTGTAGCCCTCGCAGAAATTAAAGCTCAAACAGATGGTAATGATACAGATGAGGCACACCAAAATACCAACAAAATTGTTCTTGCCATGGAGGAGTATGCTGTGCTGATCAAAAGAGCCCAAGAGGCTGATGAAAATTTGCGGAGGAAAATGGAAGCTGTCATGACTGATCTAGAAGAAGCACAGCAATCTAAGGTAGATCTACTGGAAAAGGTGGAGGAAACAAATGCAGATGTTGAAACCAGTAGAAAGGCACTACAGGAAGCCTTAAAGAAGGAGGAAGCTGCAACCAGTGGTAAGATCGCAGCTGAAGAAGCTCTTAGGAAATGGAGGTCCCAACATGATAGGATGCGGCGGTTGTCTCATCTAACCAACACCAAATTCAAGAACTCCTCGACTCCCCATCAAAGGCGCTCTTGGATTCTTGATGTAAATGGACTGAGTATGATAACAGCTGGATCAAGTAGCAATTCACATGGTTCCACCCTTTCGATCGGACAGATACTGAGCAGAAAGCTCACCGGCCGTGAGGAGCAAGATTCACGAGCACTTCAAATAATCAACGGAAAACCTAAGGTTTCTCTCCGCCAAATGCTAAGCAAAAGGGATGACTTCTTGTCTCCTCTAATGATCAATGATGGTGGCGTGCAGAAGCAGTTTTCGGCGAAGAGGAAGAAGCTCAGAGTGCTGGTTCTCTCACTCTTCTTGGCAAAGCGAAAAAAGAAACAGCGCACGAGTTCTCCGGTCAGCTGCCACGGCAAGAATGTGTGA
- the LOC135645383 gene encoding dof zinc finger protein DOF3.7-like, producing the protein MIQGLLGGSVEERQLSHAGGLLIHPSSSASPASSVSSRSQSSSTSSLSSANAEKQQQQQQQNLRCPRCDSTNTKFCYYNNYNLTQPRHFCKTCRRYWTKGGALRNVPIGGGCRKTKAAPAIAAAGAGGKSAGATKAKPASSDLLLRSALTAGLETELSRSSILWASPHTSHLMDLLRSATTIQNPNPSVNSTPNLNLNSGRFKEDRQLLGAHTVAETGGTLNAHAPSLDSLQGQLGLGASLWRNSNSYSQQQQNNNIVLGDMPISEIQDMYRRFKSSSNYYNEQLETAMNSVGSFDSSCSSVTSMMTSAGMVTTSTTPSMMDPIPHPVGEFGYWNQALAWSDLPTPNGAVFH; encoded by the coding sequence ATGATCCAAGGATTGCTAGGTGGAAGCGTGGAGGAGAGGCAGCTATCTCATGCTGGAGGCCTTCTGATCCACCCCTCCTCCTCGGCCTCTCCCGCCTCTTCCGTATCCTCTCGGTCGCAGTCGTCGTCGACGTCGTCGCTGTCGTCGGCCAATgccgagaagcagcagcagcagcagcagcagaacctCCGGTGCCCGCGGTGCGActccaccaacaccaagttctgctactacaacaactacaaccTCACCCAGCCGCGCCACTTCTGCAAGACCTGCCGCCGGTACTGGACCAAGGGTGGCGCCCTCCGCAACGTCCCTATCGGCGGTGGGTGCCGCAAGACCAAGGCAGCGCCCGCCATTGCCGCGGCCGGGGCTGGCGGTAAGTCGGCAGGCGCCACCAAGGCGAAGCCGGCGTCGTCCGACCTCCTTCTGAGGTCGGCCCTGACGGCCGGGCTGGAGACCGAGCTATCGAGGAGCTCCATACTGTGGGCTTCACCACATACTTCCCACCTGATGGACCTTTTGAGGTCCGCCACCACCATCCAGAACCCTAACCCTAGCGTCAATTCTACGCCCAATCTTAACCTCAACTCCGGCAGATTCAAGGAGGATAGGCAGTTGCTCGGCGCGCATACGGTGGCCGAGACAGGAGGCACGCTAAATGCACACGCCCCAAGCTTGGACTCTCTGCAGGGTCAGCTCGGCTTGGGTGCTTCCCTATGGAGGAACAGCAACAGCTACTCGCAGCAGCAGCAAAACAACAACATAGTGTTAGGTGACATGCCGATCTCAGAAATCCAAGACATGTACCGAAGGTTCAAATCCTCCTCCAATTACTACAATGAGCAGTTGGAGACAGCGATGAACAGTGTCGGCAGCTTCGATTCTTCTTGCTCCTCGGTCACCTCCATGATGACCAGTGCTGGTATGGTTACTACTTCTACGACTCCTAGCATGATGGACCCCATCCCACACCCCGTTGGCGAATTCGGCTACTGGAATCAGGCTTTGGCGTGGTCCGATCTACCAACTCCCAATGGTGCAGTATTCCACTAA
- the LOC135645382 gene encoding uncharacterized protein LOC135645382 yields MSEELAMISVNSEDDKRKGVATTNSTGKPQTIALPSSSKSDEKLLPHYMRPCTGSCHDFCKYGTKHVYDKEKRVATTTSTGKPHTIAFPPSSKSDEKFLPHYMRPSSGSCHDFCKYGIKHVYDGKQSQSNFMTQPQRRQTLQLKKSSVNAKDELTNKIELIEQTDLPSEKIIRVPDSPTNPAGGLAHEFSVLDRNAGSQDQINDPCLDHPVADKDEKAFDDSVPAAAEVQESTYRSSGLFLEPVTARLERQRMQNDVANEEHAAVAQVGGSCEEQPVRIKFMFSSAIQKGVASSEHKSRDPSEGLSVKQGSIELIIATPITDNIASAEYQTANGADKSYDELIEIKMKRLPGSSDGPSSLTPKNYTSKASAECRPVIWAEVSSEEVSIVNLKTPAIQKSTASATHKPTDPARLKSLSSGDKTKIEVNKLKNQKGSFGLNVRNMIATEFNPDKSYLKTLKQKLRKHKPCPDRKGESEECGPKRSGENEPNLHREVSQRTYRGVPESTVKSRLRSTSVNSEDGVVTPHKLNFSRGKMINLHSENNSPKRLGFRQVKLMDGNQNGEGKQMKSSIKRVESDGAESDTSPGEATNIVLRHQDVQDKRDTQSLLNQVIKETASKLLEARKSKVKALADAFETVINLQESQVAASH; encoded by the coding sequence ATGAGTGAAGAGCTAGCTATGATTTCAGTAAATTCTGAGGATGATAAGAGAAAAGGAGTAGCAACAACAAATTCTACAGGAAAGCCACAAACCATAGCTTTACCATCTTCTTCAAAGAGCGATGAGAAGCTTCTTCCTCATTACATGAGACCTTGTACTGGTTCCTGCCATGATTTCTGCAAATATGGAACTAAGCATGTTTATGATAAGGAAAAGAGAGTAGCAACAACAACTTCAACAGGAAAGCCACATACCATAGCTTTTCCACCTTCTTCAAAGAGCGATGAGAAGTTTCTTCCTCATTACATGAGACCTTCTTCTGGTTCTTGCCATGATTTCTGCAAATATGGAATTAAGCATGTTTATGATGGAAAACAGAGTCAATCAAATTTTATGACTCAACCACAGAGAAGGCAGACACTGCAGCTGAAGAAAAGTTCAGTTAATGCAAAAGATGAACTCACTAATAAGATCGAATTGATCGAGCAGACAGATCTGCCATCTGAGAAGATAATTCGGGTTCCGGATTCACCTACCAATCCGGCAGGAGGATTGGCTCATGAATTCTCAGTCTTAGATCGTAATGCTGGATCGCAAGACCAAATAAATGATCCATGTCTTGATCATCCAGTTGCTGATAAAGATGAAAAAGCGTTTGATGATTCTGTGCCCGCTGCAGCTGAGGTGCAAGAATCAACTTATCGATCCAGTGGATTGTTTCTAGAACCTGTAACCGCGAGACTCGAAAGACAGAGAATGCAGAATGATGTTGCAAATGAAGAGCATGCGGCCGTGGCTCAGGTAGGAGGATCATGTGAGGAGCAGCCTGTTAGaataaagttcatgttttcatCAGCAATTCAGAAAGGTGTTGCCTCTTCTGAGCATAAAAGTAGAGATCCATCAGAAGGATTGTCGGTGAAGCAAGGAAGCATCGAGTTGATAATTGCAACTCCCATCACTGATAACATTGCTTCTGCAGAGTACCAAACAGCCAATGGAGCAGACAAATCATATGATGAACTGATCGAGATCAAGATGAAGAGGCTTCCTGGATCATCTGATGGGCCGTCAAGCTTGACACCGAAGAATTACACCAGCAAAGCATCTGCTGAGTGCAGACCTGTCATTTGGGCAGAAGTATCATCCGAGGAAGTTTCGATCGTGAATCTAAAGACTCCAGCAATTCAGAAGAGCACAGCATCTGCTACCCATAAACCAACTGATCCAGCAAGATTGAAGAGTTTGAGCTCAGGTGACAAAACAAAGATAGAGGTGAACAAGTTGAAGAATCAGAAAGGAAGCTTTGGTCTCAATGTGAGAAACATGATTGCAACCGAGTTCAATCCAGACAAGTCATATCTCAAAACCTTGAAACAGAAGCTCAGGAAACACAAACCATGTCCAGATAGGAAAGGAGAAAGTGAGGAATGTGGTCCTAAAAGGAGTGGAGAGAATGAACCTAATTTGCACAGAGAAGTATCTCAGAGAACCTACAGAGGTGTTCCAGAAAGCACAGTAAAGAGTAGACTAAGAAGTACTAGTGTCAACTCAGAAGATGGTGTTGTGACTCCTCACAAGTTAAACTTCAGCAGAGGCAAGATGATCAACCTTCACTCCGAAAACAATAGTCCAAAAAGACTTGGTTTCAGGCAGGTCAAGTTGATGGATGGCAATCAGAATGGTGAAGGAAAACAGATGAAGAGCTCTATAAAAAGAGTGGAATCGGATGGTGCAGAGTCAGATACATCTCCAGGGGAGGCTACCAACATTGTTTTGAGACATCAAGATGTGCAGGACAAGAGAGACACACAAAGCTTGCTCAACCAAGTGATAAAGGAAACTGCAAGTAAGCTTCTTGAGGCCAGGAAGAGCAAAGTTAAGGCCTTGGCTGATGCTTTTGAGACTGTCATCAATCTTCAAGAAAGCCAAGTAGCTGCTTCCCACTAG